In Balaenoptera acutorostrata chromosome 3, mBalAcu1.1, whole genome shotgun sequence, the genomic stretch CTGCATCCATTTCCCTTCTCATTCTTTCACCCGTGAAGGTAACCTCATTGGCCTCCTCTGTCTACCCTGCTGAGCCTTTCTGTCTGGAGCACCTCTTCTCTATTCTGGTCCTTCCTACACTTCTTCCAGTACCTttattcccccctccccttcaTAGCTTCCAGTTTAATCAGCATCTCATGGATAGCCTGAGTTTGAAGATCCGGGAGCTCAACAGCCTTGCCCTGCCTCAGCCTGAGCCCAGTGACGAAGACGGGGAGTCGGACGTGGACTGGCAGGTTAGAAAGCAGAAGGGAGATGACGGGGTTCTGATCCGGGGGGAGGGGTATTTTCAAGAAGAAATCTGTAAcagatttggcttttttttttttttttaagatttttttgatgtggaccatttttaaagtctttgttgaatttgttacaatattgcttgtgttttatgttttggttttttggctgtgagacatgcgggatcttagctccccgaccagggatcgaacctgcaccccctgcattgaaaggcgaagtctcaaccactggaccaccagagaagtcccacagATTTGGTTTTGTTCTAGAAGCCTTATGCTTGGGACGTTTTACTTCTTGATGCCCTGCAGGGTGAACGGAGGCAGTTTGCTGTGGTGCTGCTCAGCCTGAGGCTTCTGGCTAAATTCCTGGGCTTTGTGGCTTTCCTGCCATACCGGGGGCCTGAACCACCCCCGACCCGTGAGCTCCAGGACACCATTCTGGCCCTGAGGAGCCAGGTGATTGGGGGCTCTGGtaaggagggagctgggaggaggggcaaggcAATGGCGTTAGAaggcttcccccagcccctgggactGACCCACCCACTGACTGATGCTGGCCCTGCCAGGTGCCCCCGGTCCTGGATGTGCGGgctctgctgcagcaggggctgcGGGCCCGCCGAGCAGTGCTCACGGTGCCCTGGCTGGTGGAGTTCCTTTCCCTGGCTGACCACATTGTCCCCATGCTGGACTATTACCGCAGCGTCTTCACTCTCCTGCTGCACCTGCATCGGTGAGTAGAGAGAGAGCAGACTTGAGAAAAGGGTGCGGGGAGAACATTGCTGAGGCTGCCGTTTATGAAGAGGGTCAAGCAGCCTGTGCTTCCTGTGTGGTACCGTAGCCGTAACTGACCCTCAGAGAAGAGGCCAGGCCTTGATCCACAAGGAAAGACGGTGGGCAGTTATTGAATATTTGCACTTTGATTGGCCCTTTTCTATTCCTACTGTGACCCAGCTCAGAAGGGAGTACAGATCTGGGAGGGGTGATGAGACCTGGTTTCTTGTACAACAGCAGTCCCTTTTAGGTCTGCTTTTGAGAAGTACCTTCCCAGTGATAGCTTTCTGTTACTgcattccatttctttctttgcaCAGATTCCATTCACACCCTCATTTACCTTTTAGGAGCTTGGTCTTGTCAAAGGAGAGTGAAGGGGAGATGTGTTTCCTGAAcaagctgctgctgctggctgTCCTGGGCTGGCTTTTCCAGGTTGGTGGCGTGAGGGTCCAGGTTGGAGAAGGGGGGTGACTACTGTGGCTGAAGACAGGGAAAGGGAGGATGTATGAGTCTGAACAAGGGCGGGGCCAGAAGGTGAAGGTTCAGAGGAGGGGTAGGGATTGCCATAGTTTCAGAGGAAGGTGGCTTTAAACCTGGTGTCTAAACCCTGGAACCATGAAGTAGGAGGTGTGACGAATCTCTAAAGTGCTGACTTGCACTGCCCTGATCTCTTGCCAGATTCCTACAGTCCCTGAGGACCTGTTCTTTCTGGAAGAGGGTCAGTTGGATGCCTTTGAGGTGGACACAGCAGCTTCAGAGCATGGCTTGGTAAGTGTTGGGGTCAAGCCAGAGCCATGGGAAGCACAAGAGTAAAGGAGGCAGGCTGCCCGGTAGGGCCCAGCAGGAGACAAGCCAGAATAGAGACTTAAGTCTTTTATGTAATTCTCTTACCTGACCACCCCGTTTCTGGCAcactggggaggaagggaagccTGCCTTCCCAACACTGGCCTGTTCTCTCCCCCAGGACAGCATGCCTGTGGTGGACCAGCACCTGCTCTACACTTGCTGCCCCTATATTGGTGAGGATACTGGTCTCCCCTCAGAGGGTCCTTGGTCCTTGGCCTGTCCCTTCATGAGTACCCAAAAGGCACCCTGTGGGCGCAGCGCCCCAATACATTGTTCTGTTCTTAGGCGCTCCCTGGTGCTTCAGTCTTTCTATTCCATAAATGCTTAAAAGTCAAGATGTTGGGGAGGATGGGACGGTTCTGGAACTTAAACACTTGGGCTTCTCTGATGCAGGAGAGCTCCGCAAACTGCTCGCCTCCTGGGTATCAGGAAGCAGTGGACGGAGTGGGGGCTTTGTCAGGAAAatcacccccaccaccaccaccggcCTGGGAGCCCAGCCTCCCCGAACCACCCAAGGGCTGCAGGTAGGGGGCAGGGCGGAGGCCGGGGGGCCACACAGTGGAGAAGGGAAAGCGGGCCCTTcactgccctgccccctcctcctgacAGGCACAGCTGGCTCAAGCCTTTTTCCACAACCAGCCGCCCTCCCTGCGCAGGACCGTGGAGTTCGTGGCAGAGAGAATCGGCTCAAACTGTGTCAAGCATATCAAGTGAGGATGAGTTGGGACTGGGAATGGAGGTGTTGAGGGTCCCCAGTCTCATTTCCTTACGATTTTCCCCTTTATAACACCTTGTTGCCAAACTGAGGAAAGTCAGCTGAGGGGTAGCGGGTGATAGAGGACAAGGGCCGGGTGGGACGGGGGGAGGCTAAAATTGCTGACGTTCTTTCAAGTTAGTTCTGACCAGGTTTCCTTGAAGTTGCAGCCCCTTTCCAATTCACCCTTTCCAACTACCTCAAAACCTTGCTGTTCCAACTGCAGGGCCACGCTGGTGGCAGATCTGGTGCGCCAGGCAGAGTCGCTTCTTCAAGAGCAGCTGGTGACGCAGGGACAGGAAGGGGGAGATCCAGCCCAGCTGTTGGAGATCTTGTGTTCCCGGCTGTGCCCTCACGGGGCCCAGGCGTTGACCCAGGGGCGGGAGTAAGACGCCAGTCTGTTTGAATCCTCTCATCTCCGCTCtcctcttagcttttcctttcctgtccctttttcctcttttatactcATCCTTTATTCCatgtcctctcccctccctgctttttttgtgctttttttgccTGCTCTGTAGGCTCTTATCTTGGTTTTTAGAGGTTTTAGGGCCCAGAGTCCAGAGTTGAATTGGAAGGGCATCTGGGGTGGGGCCGGAGGGCTGAGGGTGCCTTCCCCTGAGGCAGAGCCCTCCCAGCTCGGGCGATTGGTGCACTTGGGGCATTTCCTTCTGTGGGCCAGGCTGACGCATCTAGACATCACTGACCTCTGTCTCCTTTCAGGTTCTGCCAAAAGAAGAGCCCTGGTGCCGTGAGGGCATTGCTCCCTGAGGAGACCCCAGCAGCCGTACGTAGGCAGGAGTCCTGGGGTTAGCAGGCTGGGCGGTTGGTGGTGGGAGAGGAGTGCTGCGGGGTTGTGTGTGTGAGGCTTCTGGTGGCAGGTGGGTCAGTCCTGGACTTGGGCATTCATCATTGTCCTAACTTGTCCCTGACTCAGAACTTCTGTCACAGGTTCTGAGCAGTGCAGAGAACATTGCTGTGGGGCTTGCaacagagaaagcctgtgcttgGTTGTCAGCCAACGTCACAGGTAAGGTCCAGGGAGGGGGAGTAGCTGCCCAAGTTTTTCAGAAGTGGACTGGCAGGAAGTTGGAGGCCATGTGGGGGAGATAGGACTCAGAGCCAGCTGTAACAGGGAAGGGCATGGGTTGGCATGGTGAGCCTGTGCAGGGCTGCTTTGATGACCCCTTTTCTGTCCTCCCTCTGACTTGCAGCGCTGATCAGAAGGGAGGTGAAAGCGGCTGTGAGTCGCATGCTTCGAGCCCAGGGTCCTGAGCCAGCTGCCCGGGGGGAGCGGAGGGGCTGCTCCCGTGCCTGTGAGCACcatgctcccctcccctcccacctcatcTCCGAGATAAAAGTACACAGCTCCCTACTCCCTTcggctcccctcctccctctccctgctctTTTTCTagtctccctcctctctccctcaacTCCAGTATTTGTGTGGCAGCTTTCTGTGTTGCCCAGCTGGTTCCCATTTTGTTACTGAACGGGATTAGGTAGGGCAGAACTGAATTGAATGGTTTTCGTAACTGCTGTTCTCTGACTTCTGTACTTGAATCACCCAAAAAGGTGAAAGGGAAAGGGGTAGATGTGAAAATTGTTGACTGAGTACACGTTACACAGATGATGATGGGAGTGGGGTAGGGAATGGCTGTCCAGTGCAGTAGGAAAGTCTAAGGAACAGTCATCGCAGCATTGGGATATGATTTCAGAAATGTTCTCCTATGTGGGAGTTGATGCTTGTTTAGTTACAGGCAGTAAGAATAATCTATCAGTGCTCTTAatttgataaaaaaaattttttgatactGTCTAGAGCAGGAGTCAGCTGACAACCCgcgggccaaatccagcctgctgctTGTTttcgtaaataaagttttattggaacacagccatgcttgtTCATTTACGAATTGTTGGGCTGCTTTCGTGCTCCAGCAGCAGAATTGAGTGGTGGGGGCAGAGTCCTAAACTAGTGACCCAGATCTGGGGTAGTAGTGTGAGAATAAAGATTTGGAATAGGGACTaaaaaagaatgactaaaattagaagagtaagagggagaagaaaactcTCAGCAGCCATTAGCTACTGGTTTTCAACATGCAGAGGATTTCTATACTGAAACCTCGACTCTCCTGAGAAGATGAACAGAGAATCATGAGGGACAGAAAGTAGTACGACATGTACACGACAGGACAGTTCCCCTGAATGCTTTCAGAATAAGATGCTCTCTGGGAATTGGCTAGGTATGACTTTGTCCCAAGATGAGTGCCATCTCTTGAGCTCTCTGGCAGCGCGTTGTCCCTTGGCTTACCTGCTCCATCTGTTCCTTTGTTGTCCACTTGGTTGCTTCTCCCAGCTGTGCTGTCCTGCCCAAGCCCCAAGTCTAAGGGCACCTTTGCCCATTACTTCACCCCAGGGCCctgtcttccttttccttctgcctctttCCACTGGCTCATCCCCACCCCAAGCCACATTCTCTGTGGCCTCCTTGGCCCTGGCCTGGCATGAAGCCTTACTCTGCTTCCGCCCCTCTCTCCAGGACGTGCTCTCTCTGGCCGTGGGGCCCCGGGACCCTGAGGAGGGAGTTTCCCCAGAGCATCTGGAGCAGCTTCTAGGCCAGCTGGGCCAGATGCTGCAGTGCCGCCAGGTGAGACATGGCAAGATGCTCTTCTTATGTATCCTTGTCCAGCGCCTAATAATCAGAGCTGCACTGGCTTGGGGCTGCTGCTCTAAGGCTGGTGCTAATGTCCAAGGTCTCCCTGTTTCCCCCCAGTTCCTGTGCCCACCTGCTGAGCAGCATCTGGCAAAGTGCTCTGTGGAGTTAGCATCCCTCCTTGGTATGGCTCCTTTTTATCACATCACTCTGTTGCCAGATCCCCCAGTTCCCAGGGTGGGGTACAAGCAAGATTAGAAAACAGAGCTTTTTTTACTCTGTGTCCTCCCAGGGCCACGTGACCCTGCCTCCATTTCTTAGAGCTTGGCATTCCTCTCTCCCCATAGTTGCAGATCAAATTCCTGTCCTAGGGCCCCCGGCACAGCACCAGCTGGAGAGAGGGCAGGCTCGAAGGCTCCTGCTCATGCTGGTTTCCCTGTGGAAGGATGACTTTCAAGTGCCGGTTccgctgcagctgctgctgaGGCCAAGAAACGTGGGGCTTCTGGCAGCCACTCGGCCGAGGGAGGTGAGccagagaggtggggggaggggggcaggtggGCTTCTGAGAAGCCTCTGCAGTCATGtgtttcccacccccaccccaaatgtTATTAGCTGGTTTAGTCCCCCTTTGCTGAGGCTGTGCTTATCTTCTGCGCTCAGACTCCCTTAGTCTTGTCtcgtctccccctcctccctcagcagCTCTGTCCTTTTTATCAGGGTCGCTGTGCAGTCCTCCTAGCCACCCTGACCTCTTCCTCCGTGTGTGTTGCAGTGGGACCTGCTGCTGTTCTTGCTCCGGGAGCTGGTAGAGAAAGGCCTGATGGGACGGATGGAGATACAGGCCTGCCTGGGCAGCCTTCACGAGGCCCAGTGGCCAAGGGTAAGGAGTCCTCGTCTCCTTTTACCTGGAGAGAGAACAGGTGTCATATGTCCCTTTTATCCTGAAAGGGGGCAAGTGATGGGGTCTGGCATTCTTAGGATCTTCCCAAAGCTCAGTGGATTTTGTCAGATTTCTTGAGGACCACCCTGAAATGAAGTGGCTGCTCTGGGGGGGCCTCCTTCACACTTTTAAGTATCTATTGTATGAAGGACTGTGTCCatggaggaagggaagatggaAGGCAGATAGTTAGTGCATGGCATAGTGAGTGTGGGgtttgtgggttgttttttttttttttcttggccacaccacacggctggcaggatcttagttccacaaccagggatggaacccgggccccagcagtgaaagcaccgagtcctaaccactggaccaccagggaattcccaagtgtgggtttttaaaatcagaataacCTGGATTTTAATCTCAGCTAGTCCTTAATGTTATTGTGATTTAGGGCAAAGtaattttagtttcttcattcataaaatgggaataatttagATCTCCTGGGGTTCTTCAAGATGAAATAATGTGCATATTAAGTACTCATTAGTGGTTTTGAGCTTCCCATTAGAGTTCACTCTCCCTGCCGGAACTTGAGCATCTTAGAGTACTAATGGGACAAGGTTTCTAAGTCCATTTCCAGGTAGAAGGcagttgggaaaaaataaaataggttgtCTGGTTAGGTAGCACTTGATATTTGGGATTGATTTTTAGTAAAAAGGGTGACCAATCTAGAATTATGTGTCTGccttttctgtcatctttctGCTTATTCCAGGATTTTTCTGAAGAATTAGAGGCACTGTTCAACCTGTTTCTAGCTgaaccccacatgccacaacctcAGCTAAGAGCTTGTGAGCTGGTGCAGCCAAATCGGGGGACTGTGCTGGCCCAGAGCTAGGGCTGGGAAGCGGCCCTACCTTGTGCATCTCGCCAGAGCGCTGGAACCCAGCCTGACTGTGCCTCGGGAGGAGGCCCCAGAGCCACCCCAAGTGCCCACCCTGACCCTTGCTGGTGTGGAAGTAGCTCAGTCTGTCATCAGGCTTCCTGCTCATGTGTGAAGGAAGAGAGTGGCAGCCTGGCATCCCAGTGACTGTGGGCTCACCATCCCAAGTCctaaaggaagaaggagggggtCACCCGATTCAGGATTATGGTGGAAGAACCTAGAGACTCAAGTCCTGGAGAAGAAGAGTTGGCATTTATTATGAAATGATGTGTGGGGGCTTGTCAACACAAGAGTCAAGCCCCACTTGCTGCTGTCCCAGCATCTCTTAGAGCTTTGTGGTTTGGGAAATCATGACAGAGACAAGTGACTTCTGCTTAACTTGTGAGTAAAGTTAAACATGAATCTCGGGAGTCAACATTTTCGTACTACCAGGAGCTGGACTGCCATCTCCTTAAAAACATACAACAGATGTGGGGCTTGCCCGACAGAAACCTGCCTTTTACCTTGCACCCCGCCTGCCTTCAGTCCCGTGCAGGTAGTAACTTTTGACTCTAGCTCCATCCAGGGGCCAAGCACGGGCAGAACAttagagctttttaaaataaactgttttctttACCAAGGGCTTCATGTCTAGTTATTTTCACCTTACTCATCCCTGTAAAAGGCTGCAAAGTCTCAGGTGGGCTTGGAGGTGAGCATTGACAGGGTAGAGCTGTCCCATTGGTTGGCCACTTAGCAATGCCTAAATATTCCATCACGTGAGACCCTGCAGGCCAGAGAGCCTGGGGCCCTTGTTAGGCCACTGCCAACAGTATTGACTTCTGTTCAACTCCCTGTGAAGGTTTAGGATGTGTGAATTTTCTACTCACCAGATACTGCCCACTTGTGATGCTTGcttggggggctgggggtgttTGATATGGCTCAGAACAAAAGCATTCTATGTGTCTATAAATGATGCACCAATTTTGACTAAGCAAGCACTACCTTGATAATGCGCATTAAATTCACTCTTCTAAAATTCATGGTTTTTCTACTTTGGCAGTGTGTGCAGAGAGATTCAGTCTCTgtcaggggaaggagagggtacTCAGTGAACCCTCTTGAAGTGGCTTGCAAAATCTGTCtttgcatatatgtgtatttctTAAGAGAAAATTTCCCAGCTGTCAAAGAGGTCTCCAACCCAAGGAAGGGTAAGATGCTCTGGGTCTAAAGAGGTCTGCTGTATGACTTTAGTAAAGCCAGTTGGGAGCCCTTACAGTAGGTCCCATCAGCGCAAAGTTAAAAATGGGGGTCTGTCTCACACCACTTTGTAATCATGCTTCTGCGCAGTCAGGCAGTGACCATCCCTTCCCCTCAGCTCATCCTAATAAGTTTTTGCATCTgaacctttttttcttcatctcttcatTTGTCCTTTAAATCCAACTTATACTATAGCAAATTCTGGAAGTTCTGAATGCTTGGGAaccaaaacattttaagaaatattttatctttctgcACCCATCAGGTGTGGCTGAACGAAAGCACTGCCCCAGGAAGCTGAGCCCCGAGGTAAGCAGACACCCAGCTCCTTCAGACACCCAGCTCCATGTGAGGTGGGGCAGGCAGGCAAGCATGGAGGAAAGCCTAAAGCCCCAAGGATGCTGAGTTTAAAGCCCACTTAGTTAAACCGCACAGGCCCAATTCAGCAAACAACGCTGGCCAGTGTGAACCTTAAGGGTTTACTTTAGGCAGGCAGTAAGATAAGAAAGGAATTACAGAGACAAGCAGCTAATGAACTAGTGAACTCATtagtatttaggttgttttccatATACCTGCTCTCTACCAgtatcagtggttttcaaagtgtggtccccagaccagcagcctcATCATCACCTGCAACTTCCTAGAAATACAAATATGTGGGCCCCTCTCCACTCTtctaaatcagaaactcta encodes the following:
- the CDAN1 gene encoding codanin-1 isoform X4 gives rise to the protein MAAVLESLLREELSVATTVLWIARSAQSSEDDPGEAAALISLRPLRKEFVPFLLNFLREQSSRVLPQGPPTPAKASGSSAALPGRPGGPPRGGRGARSQLFPPTEPSSATAAEAPSARRGGRRRGPGPARERGGRGPGALEEGVSGESLPWAGGRRPKSSGSPGSPSLARSDPPNLSNLEEFPPVGSVPPGSAGRTKPSRRINPTPVSEERSLSKPKTCFTSPPINCVPSSQPSVLDTSPWGHGLPPGCRSLQEEREMLRKERSKLLQQSPAPACPTPESGCPHPSRTGNLTAEPADPARVSSRQRLQLVALVYSSCIAENLVPNLFLELFFVLQLLTARRMVAAKDSDLEPSPGAVDSLESPLFQSVHDCVFFAVQVLEHQFHVLSHLDKGTLKLLAENERLLCFSPALQGRLRAAYEGSVAKVSLAMPPSAQAVSFQPETDNRANFSSDRAFHTFKKQRDVFYEVLREWEDRHEEPGWDFEKGLGSRIRAMMGQLSAACSHSHFVRLFQKQLLQMCQSPGAAGGTVLGEAPDVLNMLGAVKLGRLRRLQERLVAPQSSGGPCPPPTFPGCQGFFRDFILSASSFQFNQHLMDSLSLKIRELNSLALPQPEPSDEDGESDVDWQGERRQFAVVLLSLRLLAKFLGFVAFLPYRGPEPPPTRELQDTILALRSQVPPVLDVRALLQQGLRARRAVLTVPWLVEFLSLADHIVPMLDYYRSVFTLLLHLHRSLVLSKESEGEMCFLNKLLLLAVLGWLFQIPTVPEDLFFLEEGQLDAFEVDTAASEHGLDSMPVVDQHLLYTCCPYIGELRKLLASWVSGSSGRSGGFVRKITPTTTTGLGAQPPRTTQGLQAQLAQAFFHNQPPSLRRTVEFVAERIGSNCVKHIKATLVADLVRQAESLLQEQLVTQGQEGGDPAQLLEILCSRLCPHGAQALTQGREFCQKKSPGAVRALLPEETPAAVLSSAENIAVGLATEKACAWLSANVTALIRREVKAAVSRMLRAQGPEPAARGERRGCSRACEHHAPLPSHLISEIKDVLSLAVGPRDPEEGVSPEHLEQLLGQLGQMLQCRQFLCPPAEQHLAKCSVELASLLVADQIPVLGPPAQHQLERGQARRLLLMLVSLWKDDFQVPVPLQLLLRPRNVGLLAATRPREWDLLLFLLRELVEKGLMGRMEIQACLGSLHEAQWPRDFSEELEALFNLFLAEPHMPQPQLRACELVQPNRGTVLAQS
- the CDAN1 gene encoding codanin-1 isoform X2 codes for the protein MAAVLESLLREELSVATTVLWIARSAQSSEDDPGEAAALISLRPLRKEFVPFLLNFLREQSSRVLPQGPPTPAKASGSSAALPGRPGGPPRGGRGARSQLFPPTEPSSATAAEAPSARRGGRRRGPGPARERGGRGPGALEEGVSGESLPWAGGRRPKSSGSPGSPSLARSDPPNLSNLEEFPPVGSVPPGSAGRTKPSRRINPTPVSEERSLSKPKTCFTSPPINCVPSSQPSVLDTSPWGHGLPPGCRSLQEEREMLRKERSKLLQQSPAPACPTPESGCPHPSRTGNLTAEPADPARVSSRQRLQLVALVYSSCIAENLVPNLFLELFFVLQLLTARRMVAAKDSDLEPSPGAVDSLESPLFQSVHDCVFFAVQVLEHQFHVLSHLDKGTLKLLAENERLLCFSPALQGRLRAAYEGSVAKVSLAMPPSAQAVSFQPETDNRANFSSDRAFHTFKKQRDVFYEVLREWEDRHEEPGWDFEKGLGSRIRAMMGQLSAACSHSHFVRLFQKQLLQMCQSPGAAGGTVLGEAPDVLNMLGAVKLGRLRRLQERLVAPQSSGGPCPPPTFPGCQGFFRDFILSASSFQFNQHLMDSLSLKIRELNSLALPQPEPSDEDGESDVDWQGERRQFAVVLLSLRLLAKFLGFVAFLPYRGPEPPPTRELQDTILALRSQVPPVLDVRALLQQGLRARRAVLTVPWLVEFLSLADHIVPMLDYYRSVFTLLLHLHRSLVLSKESEGEMCFLNKLLLLAVLGWLFQIPTVPEDLFFLEEGQLDAFEVDTAASEHGLDSMPVVDQHLLYTCCPYIGELRKLLASWVSGSSGRSGGFVRKITPTTTTGLGAQPPRTTQGLQAQLAQAFFHNQPPSLRRTVEFVAERIGSNCVKHIKATLVADLVRQAESLLQEQLVTQGQEGGDPAQLLEILCSRLCPHGAQALTQGREFCQKKSPGAVRALLPEETPAAVLSSAENIAVGLATEKACAWLSANVTALIRREVKAAVSRMLRAQGPEPAARGERRGCSRACEHHAPLPSHLISEIKDVLSLAVGPRDPEEGVSPEHLEQLLGQLGQMLQCRQFLCPPAEQHLAKCSVELASLLGPPAQHQLERGQARRLLLMLVSLWKDDFQVPVPLQLLLRPRNVGLLAATRPREWDLLLFLLRELVEKGLMGRMEIQACLGSLHEAQWPRDFSEELEALFNLFLAEPHMPQPQLRACELVQPNRGTVLAQS
- the CDAN1 gene encoding codanin-1 isoform X1 → MAAVLESLLREELSVATTVLWIARSAQSSEDDPGEAAALISLRPLRKEFVPFLLNFLREQSSRVLPQGPPTPAKASGSSAALPGRPGGPPRGGRGARSQLFPPTEPSSATAAEAPSARRGGRRRGPGPARERGGRGPGALEEGVSGESLPWAGGRRPKSSGSPGSPSLARSDPPNLSNLEEFPPVGSVPPGSAGTKPSRRINPTPVSEERSLSKPKTCFTSPPINCVPSSQPSVLDTSPWGHGLPPGCRSLQEEREMLRKERSKLLQQSPAPACPTPESGCPHPSRTGNLTAEPADPARVSSRQRLQLVALVYSSCIAENLVPNLFLELFFVLQLLTARRMVAAKDSDLEPSPGAVDSLESPLFQSVHDCVFFAVQVLEHQFHVLSHLDKGTLKLLAENERLLCFSPALQGRLRAAYEGSVAKVSLAMPPSAQAVSFQPETDNRANFSSDRAFHTFKKQRDVFYEVLREWEDRHEEPGWDFEKGLGSRIRAMMGQLSAACSHSHFVRLFQKQLLQMCQSPGAAGGTVLGEAPDVLNMLGAVKLGRLRRLQERLVAPQSSGGPCPPPTFPGCQGFFRDFILSASSFQFNQHLMDSLSLKIRELNSLALPQPEPSDEDGESDVDWQGERRQFAVVLLSLRLLAKFLGFVAFLPYRGPEPPPTRELQDTILALRSQVPPVLDVRALLQQGLRARRAVLTVPWLVEFLSLADHIVPMLDYYRSVFTLLLHLHRSLVLSKESEGEMCFLNKLLLLAVLGWLFQIPTVPEDLFFLEEGQLDAFEVDTAASEHGLDSMPVVDQHLLYTCCPYIGELRKLLASWVSGSSGRSGGFVRKITPTTTTGLGAQPPRTTQGLQAQLAQAFFHNQPPSLRRTVEFVAERIGSNCVKHIKATLVADLVRQAESLLQEQLVTQGQEGGDPAQLLEILCSRLCPHGAQALTQGREFCQKKSPGAVRALLPEETPAAVLSSAENIAVGLATEKACAWLSANVTALIRREVKAAVSRMLRAQGPEPAARGERRGCSRACEHHAPLPSHLISEIKDVLSLAVGPRDPEEGVSPEHLEQLLGQLGQMLQCRQFLCPPAEQHLAKCSVELASLLVADQIPVLGPPAQHQLERGQARRLLLMLVSLWKDDFQVPVPLQLLLRPRNVGLLAATRPREWDLLLFLLRELVEKGLMGRMEIQACLGSLHEAQWPRDFSEELEALFNLFLAEPHMPQPQLRACELVQPNRGTVLAQS